In the Bordetella genomosp. 10 genome, one interval contains:
- a CDS encoding glycosyltransferase family 4 protein, with the protein MLIALVTDAWHPQVNGVVRTWTTMCRLLREWGHEVLVVSPEGARTVPAPSEPDLRLCLFPGRQLERMLGDVTPDALHIATEGPLGLAARRMAKRRGWRYTTSFHTMFPDYLEARLGIPASLPWRFLRWFHRPSQRVLVPTPTVRDIVAGRGLQNLQVWSRGVDGGKFTPGPRDAFPELPRPLFLSVGRVAREKNLDAFLSLDLPGSKMVVGAGPDEARLRRKYPGVRFEGMRSDADLPRYYSAADVFVFPSLTDTFGLVMLEAQACGTPVAAFRSEAPLAVIQDGVTGCLDDDLGAACRAALALDRDTVRRHALARTWDGVARDLLAALAHPLRVAG; encoded by the coding sequence ATGCTCATCGCGCTGGTTACGGATGCCTGGCATCCGCAGGTCAATGGCGTCGTCCGCACCTGGACGACCATGTGCCGCTTGTTGCGGGAGTGGGGGCACGAAGTCCTCGTCGTCAGCCCGGAGGGCGCGCGCACCGTGCCGGCGCCGTCCGAGCCCGACCTGCGGCTGTGCCTGTTCCCGGGCCGGCAGCTCGAGCGCATGCTGGGCGACGTGACGCCCGACGCCCTGCACATCGCCACCGAGGGCCCGCTGGGCCTGGCCGCGCGGCGCATGGCCAAGCGCCGGGGCTGGCGCTACACCACCTCCTTCCACACCATGTTCCCCGACTACCTGGAAGCGCGCCTGGGCATCCCGGCGTCGCTGCCATGGCGCTTCCTGCGCTGGTTCCACCGGCCGTCGCAGCGGGTGCTGGTGCCCACGCCCACGGTGCGCGACATCGTGGCCGGCCGCGGCTTGCAGAACCTGCAGGTGTGGTCGCGCGGCGTGGACGGCGGCAAGTTCACGCCGGGCCCCCGCGACGCCTTTCCCGAATTGCCGCGCCCCCTGTTCCTGAGCGTGGGCCGCGTCGCCCGGGAAAAGAACCTGGACGCCTTCCTGTCCCTGGACCTGCCCGGCTCGAAGATGGTGGTGGGCGCCGGGCCGGACGAGGCGCGCCTGCGCCGGAAATATCCCGGCGTCCGCTTCGAGGGCATGCGCTCGGACGCCGACCTGCCGCGCTACTACTCGGCCGCCGACGTTTTCGTCTTTCCCAGCCTGACCGACACGTTCGGCCTGGTGATGCTGGAGGCCCAGGCCTGCGGCACGCCGGTGGCGGCCTTCCGCAGCGAAGCGCCGCTGGCGGTGATCCAGGACGGCGTCACCGGCTGCCTCGACGACGACCTGGGCGCGGCCTGCCGCGCGGCGCTGGCGCTGGACCGGGACACGGTGCGCCGGCATGCCCTGGCGCGCACCTGGGACGGCGTGGCCCGGGACCTGCTGGCGGCCCTGGCGCATCCGCTCCGTGTTGCGGGGTAG
- a CDS encoding TonB-dependent receptor domain-containing protein, translating into MSYQPSHAVAAAAAHVSSAPARTQAGLRPTRLAAAIHLALLVGLGAATWQPAAHAQAAGNPARQASAARAYDIPAGPLDIALARFVTESGVPLAAAPELVRGRQSAGLRGTFDTQAALDSLLAGTGLTAVAGNGGAYVLRQAPATPAATGAAAAAAVSPSARSGEAAPQTLGTVTVTATGYEQSVAEAPASVTVLTREEIARKPYANLQDALTDVEGVSVVGASANKQDINIRGMPGKYTLILVDGVRQGTRELLNREELGMVQGAQIPPLAAIERIEVIRGPMSSLYGSDALGGVINIITRKVPEKWTGNIDLGTVLQQHSRLGNSRQADFYLAGPIKEDKVGLQIYGKANGRTEADVQDGSYGIRDRGVTAKLNIKPTSGQDITLEAGQDEYFRYATTGKSLDDSTDDYRLNMRDTHFRATHEGRWGWGNTTVSLQHEIGTSHNTIGGADTTSYPDTRLSTTVLDAKAVVPLSSHILTLGGQFLQEKLSGTDNEAASSAKMNTVSRLSEHSWALFGEDEWALTDRLSFTGGLRMDHHEFYGQHWSPRGYLVYQVSPGWTVKGGVARGFRAPELRQVAPDYYQATGGAVGAPRGTIAGNPDLKPETSTNTELGLHYTDPDGTAGGITFFHNDFHDKIYSQCISGCSGSAGATYAWGNIGRATLKGVETSLTLPVTDALKFSANYTYTASKRKSDDETAFDGTSLKGKPLDRTPRHSLNLRADWEPAEKWALYAAAHVQSEQYWANYRNASTTTRRRPGATTYDLGASYVVNKNVTMRLSVLNVTDKRVPVDYRARTDGLDGNWLVDDGRRLWLSTSISF; encoded by the coding sequence ATGTCTTACCAGCCCTCCCATGCCGTGGCCGCCGCCGCGGCGCACGTTTCCAGCGCGCCGGCGCGAACGCAAGCGGGACTCCGCCCCACGCGGCTCGCGGCCGCCATCCATCTGGCGCTGCTCGTCGGCCTGGGGGCGGCAACATGGCAGCCCGCGGCCCACGCCCAGGCCGCGGGCAACCCGGCGCGCCAGGCGTCCGCCGCCCGCGCCTACGATATTCCGGCGGGGCCGCTCGACATCGCGCTGGCGCGTTTCGTGACCGAGTCCGGCGTGCCGCTGGCCGCCGCGCCCGAGCTGGTGCGGGGCCGGCAAAGCGCCGGCTTGCGCGGCACCTTCGACACGCAGGCCGCGCTGGACAGCCTGCTGGCGGGGACGGGATTGACGGCGGTCGCCGGCAACGGCGGCGCCTACGTATTGCGCCAGGCGCCGGCGACGCCCGCGGCCACGGGCGCGGCCGCCGCCGCCGCCGTCTCGCCGTCCGCCCGTTCGGGCGAAGCCGCCCCCCAGACCCTGGGCACCGTCACCGTGACCGCCACCGGCTACGAGCAATCGGTCGCCGAGGCGCCGGCCAGCGTCACCGTGCTCACGCGCGAGGAGATCGCCCGGAAACCCTACGCCAACCTGCAGGACGCGCTGACCGACGTCGAGGGCGTGAGCGTGGTGGGCGCCAGCGCCAACAAGCAGGACATCAACATCCGCGGCATGCCGGGCAAGTACACGCTGATCCTGGTCGACGGCGTGCGCCAGGGCACGCGCGAGCTGCTGAACCGCGAAGAGCTGGGCATGGTGCAGGGCGCGCAGATCCCGCCGCTGGCGGCCATCGAGCGCATCGAAGTGATCCGCGGCCCGATGTCCTCGCTCTACGGTTCGGACGCGCTGGGCGGGGTGATCAACATCATCACCCGTAAGGTGCCGGAAAAATGGACCGGCAACATCGACCTGGGCACCGTGTTGCAACAGCACAGCCGGCTGGGCAACAGCCGCCAGGCCGACTTCTACCTGGCCGGCCCCATCAAGGAAGACAAGGTCGGCCTGCAGATCTACGGCAAGGCCAACGGCCGCACCGAGGCCGACGTGCAGGACGGCAGCTACGGCATCCGCGACCGCGGCGTGACCGCCAAGCTCAACATCAAGCCGACGAGCGGCCAGGACATCACGCTGGAGGCGGGGCAGGACGAATACTTCCGCTACGCCACCACCGGCAAATCGCTGGACGACAGCACCGACGACTACCGCCTGAACATGCGCGACACGCATTTCCGCGCCACGCACGAAGGCCGCTGGGGCTGGGGCAACACCACGGTGTCGCTACAGCACGAGATCGGCACCTCGCACAACACCATCGGCGGCGCCGACACCACCAGCTATCCCGACACCCGGCTGAGCACCACGGTGCTGGACGCCAAGGCGGTGGTGCCGCTGTCCAGCCACATCCTGACGCTGGGGGGCCAGTTCCTGCAGGAGAAGCTCTCGGGCACGGACAACGAGGCCGCTTCCAGCGCCAAGATGAACACCGTCAGCCGCCTGAGCGAACACTCGTGGGCGCTGTTCGGCGAGGACGAGTGGGCGCTGACCGACCGGCTCAGCTTCACCGGCGGCCTGCGCATGGACCATCACGAGTTCTACGGCCAGCACTGGAGCCCGCGCGGCTACCTGGTCTACCAGGTGAGCCCGGGCTGGACGGTCAAGGGCGGCGTGGCGCGCGGCTTCCGCGCGCCCGAACTGCGCCAGGTCGCGCCCGACTACTACCAGGCCACGGGCGGCGCCGTGGGCGCGCCGCGCGGCACCATCGCCGGCAACCCCGATCTCAAGCCGGAGACCAGCACCAATACCGAACTCGGCCTGCATTACACGGATCCGGACGGCACGGCCGGCGGCATCACCTTCTTCCACAACGACTTCCACGACAAGATCTACAGCCAGTGCATTTCCGGCTGCAGCGGCAGCGCCGGCGCGACCTATGCCTGGGGCAACATCGGCCGCGCCACCCTCAAGGGCGTGGAAACCTCGCTGACGCTGCCCGTCACGGACGCGCTCAAGTTCTCCGCCAACTACACGTACACGGCGTCCAAGCGCAAGAGCGACGACGAAACGGCGTTCGACGGCACCTCGCTCAAGGGCAAGCCGCTGGACCGCACGCCGCGTCATTCCCTGAACCTGCGCGCCGACTGGGAGCCCGCCGAGAAATGGGCGCTGTACGCGGCCGCCCACGTGCAGAGCGAGCAGTATTGGGCGAACTACCGCAACGCCTCGACCACCACCCGCCGCCGCCCCGGCGCCACGACCTATGACCTGGGCGCCAGCTACGTGGTGAACAAGAACGTCACCATGCGCCTGTCGGTCCTCAACGTCACCGACAAGCGGGTGCCGGTGGACTACCGCGCCCGCACCGACGGCCTGGACGGCAACTGGCTGGTGGACGACGGACGCCGGTTGTGGCTGAGCACGTCCATTTCGTTCTGA
- a CDS encoding OmpW/AlkL family protein: MATLARAVRTGAASCALFAALLAAAPAHAYDAGDWLLRVGATQVRPKSDTGHALDGAVGLHANNSVRPSFTVTYMATQNIGIELLGAVPFQHDVRGSGAVGGNIVNTKQLPPTLSLQWHFLPDSRIQPYVGVGLNYTHFFDTKSRGALAGNDVKLTDSWGVAGQIGVDYKLSDRWLLNADVRYIDIDSKVKLNGDTIGRAHVDPWVFTVAVGYRF; this comes from the coding sequence ATGGCAACCCTGGCGCGCGCCGTCCGCACGGGCGCCGCGTCATGTGCTCTGTTCGCCGCCCTGCTGGCGGCCGCGCCGGCGCATGCCTACGATGCCGGAGACTGGCTGCTGCGCGTGGGCGCCACCCAGGTCCGGCCCAAGTCCGACACGGGCCACGCGCTGGACGGCGCGGTGGGCCTGCACGCCAACAACAGCGTGCGCCCCAGCTTCACGGTCACGTACATGGCCACGCAGAACATCGGCATCGAATTGCTGGGCGCCGTGCCCTTCCAGCACGACGTGCGCGGCAGCGGCGCGGTCGGCGGCAACATCGTCAACACCAAGCAACTGCCGCCCACGCTCAGCCTGCAATGGCATTTCCTGCCGGACAGTCGCATCCAGCCCTACGTGGGCGTGGGCCTGAACTACACCCACTTCTTCGACACCAAGAGCCGCGGCGCCCTGGCGGGCAACGACGTCAAGCTGACGGACTCGTGGGGCGTGGCGGGGCAGATCGGCGTGGACTACAAGCTGAGCGACCGCTGGCTGCTGAACGCCGACGTGCGCTACATCGACATCGATTCCAAGGTGAAGCTCAATGGCGACACCATCGGACGCGCGCACGTCGATCCCTGGGTGTTCACGGTGGCGGTCGGCTACCGGTTCTGA
- the ahcY gene encoding adenosylhomocysteinase, protein MNTVSDKSVADSIVADIGLAGWGRREIAIAETEMPGLMATREEYAAAQPLKGARIAGSLHMTIQTAVLIETLTALGADVRWASCNIFSTQDHAAAAIAAGGTPVFAVKGETLAEYWDYTHKIFEWPNGEHANMILDDGGDATLLLHLGAKAEKDASVLAKPGSEEERVLFAAIKATLARDPKWYSTRLAQIRGVTEETTTGVHRLYQMSQKGELAFAAINVNDSVTKSKFDNLYGCRESLVDGIKRATDVMVAGKVAVVAGYGDVGKGCAQALMALRAQVWVTEIDPICALQAAMEGYKVVTMEEAADKADIFVTATGNYNVITRAHMDRMKDQAIVCNIGHFDNEIDVAGLEGLQWEEIKPQVDHVIFPDGKRIILLAKGRLVNLGCATGHPSFVMSSSFTNQTIAQIELFTRNEAYTKGQVYVLPKQLDEKVARLHLKKLGVNLTTLTKEQADYISVSVDGPYKSNHYRY, encoded by the coding sequence ATGAACACCGTTTCCGATAAGTCCGTGGCCGATTCCATCGTCGCCGATATCGGCCTGGCCGGCTGGGGCCGCCGCGAAATCGCCATCGCCGAAACCGAAATGCCCGGCCTGATGGCCACCCGCGAAGAGTACGCCGCGGCGCAGCCGCTGAAGGGCGCGCGCATCGCCGGCAGCCTGCACATGACCATCCAGACCGCGGTGCTGATCGAGACCCTGACGGCCCTGGGCGCCGACGTGCGCTGGGCCTCGTGCAACATCTTCTCGACCCAGGACCACGCCGCCGCCGCCATCGCCGCCGGCGGCACGCCGGTGTTCGCCGTCAAGGGCGAGACCCTGGCCGAATACTGGGACTACACCCACAAGATCTTCGAATGGCCCAATGGCGAACACGCCAACATGATCCTGGACGACGGCGGCGACGCCACGCTGCTGCTGCACCTGGGCGCCAAGGCTGAAAAAGACGCCTCCGTGCTGGCCAAGCCGGGCAGCGAGGAAGAGCGCGTGCTGTTCGCGGCCATCAAGGCCACCCTGGCGCGCGATCCCAAGTGGTACTCGACCCGCCTGGCGCAGATCCGCGGCGTGACCGAGGAAACCACCACCGGCGTGCATCGCCTGTACCAGATGTCGCAGAAGGGCGAACTGGCCTTCGCCGCCATCAACGTCAACGACTCGGTCACCAAGTCCAAGTTCGACAACCTGTACGGCTGCCGCGAATCGCTGGTCGACGGCATCAAGCGCGCCACCGACGTGATGGTGGCCGGCAAGGTCGCCGTGGTGGCCGGCTACGGCGACGTGGGCAAGGGCTGCGCCCAGGCGCTGATGGCCCTGCGCGCCCAGGTCTGGGTCACGGAAATCGATCCCATCTGCGCCCTGCAGGCGGCGATGGAAGGCTACAAGGTCGTGACCATGGAAGAGGCCGCCGACAAGGCCGACATCTTCGTCACCGCCACGGGCAACTACAACGTCATCACGCGCGCCCACATGGACCGCATGAAGGACCAGGCCATCGTCTGCAACATCGGCCACTTCGACAACGAAATCGACGTCGCCGGCCTGGAAGGCCTGCAATGGGAAGAGATCAAGCCCCAGGTCGACCACGTCATCTTCCCCGACGGCAAGCGCATCATCCTGCTGGCCAAGGGCCGCCTGGTGAACCTGGGCTGCGCCACCGGCCACCCGTCCTTCGTGATGTCCTCGTCCTTCACCAACCAGACCATCGCGCAGATCGAGCTGTTCACGCGCAACGAGGCCTACACCAAGGGCCAGGTCTACGTGCTGCCCAAGCAACTGGACGAAAAGGTCGCGCGCCTGCACCTGAAGAAGCTGGGCGTGAACCTGACCACCTTGACCAAGGAACAGGCCGACTACATCAGCGTCTCGGTTGACGGTCCTTACAAGAGCAATCACTACCGTTATTGA
- a CDS encoding DUF1289 domain-containing protein: MTDSPCVAVCSTLYDDVCRGCGRTAMEVAEWVFLSPEEKQVIWTRIRAEGYPRRKG; encoded by the coding sequence ATGACCGATTCGCCCTGCGTCGCGGTCTGCTCCACGCTCTACGACGACGTCTGCCGCGGCTGCGGCCGCACGGCCATGGAAGTGGCGGAATGGGTTTTCCTCAGTCCCGAGGAAAAGCAGGTGATCTGGACCCGCATCCGCGCGGAAGGCTATCCGCGGCGCAAGGGTTGA
- a CDS encoding ABC transporter substrate-binding protein yields MDPRYPLAQPAPFSRLARAAQRLCVAAAAWTLAAGAAHAQITVRIGEVNSYKAQPAFLEPYRNGMQLAVDEVNAAGGVAGKKLELFTRDDNANPGDAVRAAEELISRERVDVLLGGYLSNIGLALADFARQKKIFFLASEPLTDKIVWQNGNRYTFRLRVSTYMQAAMLAPEAAKLGKKRWAFVYPNYEYGLSAVSTFKTLLKKAQPDVEFVGDQAVPLGKVDAGSVTQALADAKPDAIFNVLFAGDLTKLVREGTTRGLFPATPVVSMLTGEPEYLDPLKDETPVGWIVTGYPWSTIQTPEHTAFLKAYRDRYKDYPRLGAVVGYSAIKSLAAGLEKSGGSAQPDKLIPAFEGLQVDIPFGRIQYRAIDHQSTMGAYVGKLAVQDGKGVMVDYQYKDGADFLPPDDEVRKLRPAQ; encoded by the coding sequence ATGGATCCGCGTTACCCTCTCGCCCAGCCCGCCCCGTTCTCCCGCCTTGCGCGCGCCGCGCAACGGCTGTGCGTGGCCGCGGCCGCCTGGACCTTGGCGGCCGGCGCCGCGCACGCGCAGATCACCGTGCGCATCGGCGAGGTCAACAGCTACAAGGCGCAGCCCGCTTTTCTCGAACCCTACCGCAACGGCATGCAGTTGGCCGTGGACGAGGTCAACGCGGCCGGCGGCGTGGCCGGCAAGAAGCTGGAGTTGTTCACGCGCGACGACAACGCCAACCCGGGCGACGCCGTGCGCGCCGCCGAGGAACTGATATCGCGCGAGCGCGTCGACGTGCTGCTGGGCGGCTACCTGTCCAATATCGGCCTGGCGCTGGCGGATTTCGCCCGCCAGAAAAAGATCTTCTTCCTCGCCAGCGAACCGCTGACCGACAAGATCGTCTGGCAGAACGGCAACCGCTACACCTTCCGCCTGCGCGTCTCGACCTATATGCAGGCCGCCATGCTGGCGCCGGAGGCGGCCAAGCTGGGCAAGAAGCGCTGGGCCTTCGTCTATCCGAACTACGAATACGGCCTGTCGGCGGTGTCCACCTTCAAGACGCTGCTGAAGAAGGCGCAGCCCGACGTGGAATTCGTCGGCGACCAGGCCGTGCCCCTGGGCAAGGTGGACGCGGGCAGCGTGACGCAGGCGCTGGCCGACGCCAAGCCCGACGCGATCTTCAACGTCCTGTTCGCTGGCGACCTGACCAAGCTGGTGCGCGAAGGCACCACGCGCGGCCTGTTCCCGGCCACGCCCGTGGTCAGCATGCTGACGGGCGAACCGGAATACCTCGATCCGCTCAAGGATGAAACGCCGGTGGGCTGGATCGTCACGGGCTACCCCTGGTCGACCATCCAGACGCCCGAGCACACGGCCTTCCTCAAGGCCTATCGCGACCGCTACAAGGACTATCCGCGCCTGGGGGCGGTGGTCGGCTACAGCGCCATCAAGTCGCTGGCCGCCGGCCTGGAGAAGTCCGGCGGCAGCGCGCAGCCGGACAAGCTGATCCCGGCCTTCGAAGGCTTGCAGGTCGATATTCCCTTCGGCCGCATCCAGTACCGCGCCATCGATCACCAGTCGACCATGGGCGCCTACGTCGGCAAGCTGGCGGTGCAGGACGGCAAGGGCGTGATGGTGGACTACCAGTACAAGGACGGCGCGGACTTCCTGCCGCCCGACGACGAGGTCCGCAAGCTGCGGCCGGCGCAGTAG
- a CDS encoding sigma-70 family RNA polymerase sigma factor — MPGLASPSNFESLYGGHHGWLQGWLQRRLGNADDAADLAHDAFLRLMQTPRRFDSAPEARGYLRTMANGLCVDLWRRRCIERAWLEALAACADAAMPSAEHQAIVLEALQEIDAMLRSLPPKAARAFVLAVAGDMTHKEVARELGVSTRTVTTYVGQAMLHCLRLEARQVVAELPQGARMPAGSAAVLHDAF; from the coding sequence GTGCCAGGCTTGGCATCCCCGTCGAACTTCGAATCCCTGTACGGCGGCCATCACGGTTGGCTACAGGGCTGGCTCCAGCGCCGGCTGGGCAATGCCGACGACGCGGCGGATCTCGCCCATGACGCCTTCCTGCGCCTGATGCAAACGCCGCGCCGTTTCGACAGCGCGCCGGAAGCCCGCGGCTACCTGCGCACGATGGCCAACGGCCTGTGCGTGGATCTCTGGCGCCGCCGCTGCATCGAGCGCGCCTGGCTCGAGGCGCTGGCCGCCTGCGCCGACGCCGCCATGCCCTCGGCCGAGCACCAGGCGATCGTGCTGGAGGCGTTGCAGGAAATCGACGCCATGCTGCGCAGCCTGCCGCCCAAGGCGGCCCGCGCCTTCGTGCTGGCCGTGGCCGGCGACATGACCCACAAGGAAGTGGCCCGCGAACTGGGCGTTTCCACGCGCACGGTGACGACCTATGTCGGCCAGGCCATGCTGCATTGCCTGCGCCTGGAGGCGCGCCAGGTGGTGGCGGAATTGCCGCAAGGCGCGCGCATGCCGGCGGGCTCGGCCGCCGTCCTCCATGACGCCTTCTGA
- a CDS encoding phage holin family protein, translating into MSLILVWILNAVALLIVAYVLPGISVASFGSALIAALVLGLLNMLVKPVLVLLTLPITIVTLGLFLIVLNALLFWFAGSILKGFQVNGFWWAMIGAVLYSIISGLLSMLVSS; encoded by the coding sequence ATGAGCTTGATACTCGTCTGGATACTGAACGCCGTCGCCTTGCTGATCGTGGCCTACGTGCTGCCCGGCATCTCGGTAGCCAGTTTCGGATCGGCCCTGATCGCCGCCCTGGTGCTGGGGCTGCTCAACATGCTGGTCAAGCCGGTGCTGGTGCTGCTGACGCTGCCCATCACCATCGTCACGCTGGGTCTCTTTCTCATCGTTCTCAACGCGCTGTTGTTCTGGTTCGCCGGCTCCATCCTCAAGGGCTTCCAGGTCAACGGCTTCTGGTGGGCCATGATCGGTGCGGTGCTGTACTCGATCATTTCGGGCCTGCTTTCCATGCTCGTAAGCTCATGA
- a CDS encoding alpha/beta fold hydrolase — MTALFDLPLQRVDVGDGMHIAARVAGEGPPLLLLHGHPQTHVIWHRVWPALTARYTCIAADLRGYGDSDKPPASPDHAAHSKRVMARDMVNLMRALGHERFDVLAHDRGARVAHRLAMDHAERVGRMMLLDIAPTLDMYQGTTRAFAQAYYHWFWLIQPAPMPETMIGHDPVFYVRAVMGGRPGGLAIFDPRALAEYERCAALPGLPVGICEDYRASATLDLEHDRADRVAGRKLACPVRVLWGARGAVGRNFDVLALWRAVAGEVDGEALDAAHYLAEEVPDAVTERALAFFG; from the coding sequence ATGACCGCGCTGTTCGACTTGCCCCTGCAACGCGTGGACGTCGGCGACGGCATGCATATCGCCGCGCGCGTCGCGGGCGAAGGGCCGCCCTTGCTGTTGCTGCACGGCCATCCGCAGACGCACGTCATCTGGCACCGCGTCTGGCCGGCGCTGACCGCGCGCTACACCTGCATCGCCGCCGATCTGCGCGGCTATGGCGACAGCGACAAGCCGCCCGCTTCACCGGACCACGCCGCGCATTCCAAGCGCGTGATGGCGCGGGACATGGTGAACCTGATGCGCGCCCTGGGCCATGAGCGCTTCGACGTGCTGGCGCATGACCGCGGCGCGCGCGTGGCGCACCGGCTGGCGATGGACCACGCCGAGCGCGTCGGCCGCATGATGCTGCTGGATATCGCGCCCACGCTGGATATGTACCAGGGCACCACCCGCGCCTTCGCCCAGGCCTACTATCACTGGTTCTGGCTGATACAGCCGGCGCCCATGCCGGAAACCATGATCGGCCACGACCCGGTGTTCTACGTGCGCGCCGTGATGGGCGGGCGCCCCGGCGGCCTGGCCATCTTCGACCCGCGCGCCCTGGCCGAATACGAGCGCTGCGCCGCGCTGCCGGGCCTGCCCGTGGGCATCTGCGAGGACTATCGCGCCTCCGCCACGCTGGACCTGGAGCACGACCGCGCCGACCGCGTCGCCGGCCGCAAGCTGGCCTGTCCCGTTCGTGTCCTGTGGGGCGCGCGCGGCGCGGTGGGACGCAACTTCGACGTCCTGGCCTTGTGGCGCGCGGTGGCCGGCGAGGTCGACGGCGAGGCCCTGGACGCCGCGCATTACCTGGCCGAGGAAGTGCCGGACGCGGTGACCGAACGGGCGCTGGCCTTCTTCGGCTGA
- the metF gene encoding methylenetetrahydrofolate reductase [NAD(P)H], translating to MTDTKTPALSLEFFPPRDIAAQERLVRAAKQMLAMHPRYVSVTFGAGGSTREGTAGTVRTMRNLGVPAAPHLSCVGASREDLRGILRAYREEGVKQVVALRGDLPSGMGGDAGELRYARDLVAFIREETGDWFHIEVAAYPETHPQAESPSADLDHFVDKVRAGADSAITQYFFNPDAYFDFVDRARAKGVDVPIVPGIMPITNHSQLLRFSQMCGAEIPRWIRMRLAEFGDDKASIRSFGVDVVSGLCQRLLDQGAPGLHFYTLNNAEAPMGIWKNLDL from the coding sequence ATGACCGATACGAAGACGCCGGCGCTCAGCCTCGAATTCTTTCCGCCGCGCGACATCGCGGCCCAGGAGCGGCTGGTTCGCGCCGCCAAGCAGATGCTGGCCATGCATCCGCGCTACGTCAGCGTCACCTTCGGCGCCGGCGGCTCCACCCGCGAAGGCACCGCCGGCACGGTGCGCACCATGCGCAACCTCGGCGTGCCGGCCGCGCCGCACCTGTCGTGCGTGGGCGCGTCGCGCGAAGACCTGCGCGGCATCCTGCGCGCCTACCGCGAGGAAGGCGTCAAGCAGGTCGTGGCCTTGCGCGGCGACCTGCCGTCCGGCATGGGCGGCGACGCCGGCGAATTGCGGTACGCGCGCGACCTGGTGGCCTTCATCCGGGAAGAAACCGGCGACTGGTTCCACATCGAAGTCGCCGCCTATCCGGAAACCCACCCACAGGCGGAAAGCCCGTCGGCCGACCTCGATCATTTCGTCGACAAGGTCCGGGCGGGGGCCGACAGCGCCATCACCCAGTATTTCTTCAACCCGGACGCCTATTTCGATTTCGTCGACCGGGCGCGCGCCAAGGGCGTGGACGTGCCCATCGTGCCGGGCATCATGCCCATCACCAACCACAGCCAGTTGCTGCGTTTTTCGCAGATGTGCGGCGCCGAGATCCCGCGCTGGATCCGCATGCGCCTGGCCGAATTCGGCGACGACAAGGCGTCCATCCGGTCCTTCGGCGTCGACGTCGTGTCCGGCCTTTGCCAGCGCCTGCTGGACCAGG
- a CDS encoding FecR family protein yields the protein MTASSLDPPAAEPSHRSLEQAAGWFAVLDSGEATAADRRHWEAWLAESAEHREAWRYVERISRRFDPIKTSPERGSALAAYRQASGDRARQRRTLLGLAALAGSGLAGWAAWRQTDLPRLALAWVADYRSGTGEVRDVVLSDGTRVWLNAQSAFNRDYRTDRRCLHLVRGEILVDTAADPQGRPFYVETPQGRMQALGTRFAVRQDAHETFLAVYEGAVQVRTAGTDAGAVIPTGRQTRFTRAALAATEAADPSREAWTRGLLVARDTPLREVVGELRRYYPGHLGLAPEVADLPVFGGYPLNRPDQALAMLEAVLPIRVRRTLPWWVSIEARGAAPGG from the coding sequence GTGACCGCATCCTCCCTCGACCCGCCCGCCGCCGAACCGTCGCACCGCAGCCTGGAGCAGGCCGCCGGCTGGTTCGCGGTCCTGGATTCGGGCGAGGCGACGGCCGCCGACCGGCGCCATTGGGAAGCCTGGCTGGCCGAGTCGGCCGAGCACCGGGAGGCGTGGCGCTACGTCGAGCGCATCAGCCGCCGCTTCGACCCGATCAAGACCAGCCCGGAGCGGGGCAGCGCGCTGGCCGCCTACCGGCAGGCCAGCGGCGACCGGGCGCGCCAGCGGCGCACCTTGCTGGGCCTGGCCGCCTTGGCCGGCAGCGGCCTGGCCGGCTGGGCCGCGTGGCGCCAGACGGACCTGCCGCGGCTGGCCCTGGCATGGGTGGCGGACTACCGCAGCGGCACCGGCGAAGTGCGCGACGTCGTGCTGTCCGACGGCACCCGCGTGTGGCTCAACGCCCAGAGCGCCTTCAACCGGGACTACCGGACGGACCGGCGCTGCCTGCATCTGGTCAGGGGAGAAATCCTCGTCGACACCGCGGCCGATCCGCAGGGGCGTCCATTTTACGTCGAGACGCCGCAAGGCCGGATGCAGGCCCTGGGCACCCGTTTCGCCGTGCGCCAGGACGCGCACGAGACCTTCCTGGCCGTCTACGAGGGCGCCGTCCAGGTGCGCACCGCTGGCACGGACGCCGGCGCCGTCATCCCCACCGGCCGACAGACCCGCTTCACCCGCGCGGCGCTGGCGGCGACCGAAGCCGCCGATCCGTCCCGCGAGGCCTGGACGCGCGGGCTGCTCGTCGCCCGCGACACGCCGCTGCGCGAGGTGGTGGGGGAACTGCGGCGCTATTACCCGGGCCACCTGGGCCTGGCGCCGGAGGTGGCCGATCTGCCGGTCTTCGGCGGCTACCCGCTCAACCGCCCGGACCAGGCCCTGGCGATGCTCGAAGCCGTGCTGCCCATCCGCGTCCGGCGCACGCTGCCGTGGTGGGTGAGCATCGAAGCGCGCGGCGCGGCGCCGGGCGGCTGA